A region of Psychrobacter fulvigenes DNA encodes the following proteins:
- a CDS encoding S1 family peptidase codes for MDIFSQLTVVVGRLNPDGVSMLGTAFVVRDDGYLVTPRHVINNTDKGLVILVPHVRGFNEYQDLSDTSCSCVDVEIVEIDPIRDLAILKLKGNRVFNLPIPSLGSIDDVDVGDTVQIFGYPHCTEGRRVLTYQSTVIGAKFLSSTNSVKIKQAVLNIQSRPGQSGSLIFSQKLNKIIGILLGTYAPSSGIYLNGINPAELNQTTQIISAEYIEDML; via the coding sequence ATGGATATATTTTCACAATTAACTGTTGTTGTCGGAAGACTCAATCCTGACGGTGTTTCGATGTTAGGAACAGCATTTGTTGTAAGAGACGATGGCTATTTAGTAACCCCTAGACATGTCATTAATAATACGGACAAAGGACTAGTTATTCTTGTACCTCATGTAAGAGGATTTAACGAATATCAAGATTTATCAGATACATCCTGTAGTTGTGTTGATGTAGAAATCGTTGAGATTGATCCTATTCGAGATTTAGCAATATTAAAGCTGAAAGGTAATAGAGTATTTAACTTACCAATCCCTAGTTTGGGATCTATTGATGATGTTGATGTTGGGGATACAGTACAGATATTTGGTTACCCTCATTGCACTGAAGGGCGCAGAGTTTTAACCTACCAATCAACGGTTATTGGCGCAAAATTTTTATCGTCAACTAATAGCGTTAAAATTAAACAAGCTGTTCTTAATATTCAATCAAGACCTGGTCAATCAGGATCACTAATATTTTCTCAAAAGTTGAATAAAATTATAGGAATCTTACTGGGAACATATGCTCCATCTAGTGGAATATATTTAAATGGAATTAACCCAGCTGAATTAAATCAAACAACACAAATAATATCTGCTGAATATATAGAGGATATGCTTTGA
- a CDS encoding RepB family plasmid replication initiator protein, whose protein sequence is MYSVRLYELLIQWREAKKTPLFDLKVFRGQLGVDDDEYERMCDFKSGVLNKAVKEINKHTDIKVDYEQEKDGKSIIGFKFKVLPKNKPKITNQKNISRDANTEDMFTIEGLNDKQLGRIARNPIFIADYNDLVSSTSPAGQNMKIWESEMVDRLKKDASQFKKRPIKDYLEY, encoded by the coding sequence ATGTATTCAGTACGTTTATACGAACTTCTAATACAATGGCGTGAAGCTAAAAAGACACCTCTATTCGATTTGAAAGTATTTAGAGGGCAACTTGGAGTAGATGACGATGAATACGAGCGGATGTGTGACTTCAAATCTGGTGTTTTAAATAAAGCTGTTAAAGAGATCAATAAGCACACTGATATAAAGGTTGATTACGAGCAAGAAAAAGACGGTAAAAGTATTATTGGCTTTAAATTTAAAGTCTTGCCTAAAAACAAACCTAAAATCACCAATCAAAAAAATATTAGCAGAGATGCAAACACAGAGGATATGTTTACCATTGAAGGGTTGAATGACAAGCAGCTAGGGCGTATTGCACGTAATCCAATTTTTATAGCGGATTATAATGATTTAGTGAGTTCAACTAGCCCAGCTGGTCAGAATATGAAGATATGGGAGTCTGAGATGGTTGATCGTCTCAAAAAAGATGCTTCACAGTTCAAGAAACGTCCGATTAAGGATTATTTAGAGTACTAA
- a CDS encoding type II toxin-antitoxin system Phd/YefM family antitoxin: MDVVNYTDFRKSLAKYIDKVDTDKGPILITRQNAKPTVLMSLEEFNSYEETLHLLSSPTNAKRLRRSIADAKAGRLIEREIDAKDMPLTFDDEVDA; this comes from the coding sequence ATGGACGTTGTGAACTACACTGATTTTAGAAAGAGCTTAGCAAAGTATATCGATAAGGTAGACACTGATAAAGGCCCGATATTAATTACAAGACAAAATGCTAAACCGACGGTATTGATGAGTTTAGAAGAGTTTAACTCGTATGAGGAAACACTGCATCTTTTAAGCAGCCCTACCAATGCCAAGCGTCTCAGACGCTCTATTGCTGATGCTAAAGCTGGTCGCTTGATTGAACGTGAGATTGATGCCAAAGATATGCCACTCACTTTTGATGATGAGGTAGACGCTTGA
- a CDS encoding Txe/YoeB family addiction module toxin produces MILSWTEDAWEDYEYWQRTSKEKVKQIGKLIKAIKRDPFKGIGKPEPLKHDLAGYWSRRIDQEHRLVYEIQDDAIIIVQCRYHY; encoded by the coding sequence TTGATACTATCTTGGACGGAAGACGCGTGGGAGGACTATGAGTACTGGCAAAGAACCAGTAAAGAGAAAGTCAAACAGATCGGTAAGCTAATTAAAGCCATCAAACGTGACCCATTTAAGGGTATTGGCAAACCTGAACCACTCAAACATGACCTTGCAGGCTACTGGTCTCGTCGAATTGATCAAGAGCATCGGCTGGTTTATGAAATTCAAGATGATGCGATCATTATCGTCCAGTGCCGTTATCATTACTAA
- a CDS encoding DNA-binding protein has protein sequence MAITIQQIHATADQLQEQGIKPTLAEVRKALGGGSFTTISEAMKSWRQDNQEEEQLRQVELPSGIAERLQSLGADMWQTAIDIANDRLVKEREALESIKTKAQAETDEAH, from the coding sequence ATGGCCATCACTATTCAGCAAATTCATGCTACTGCCGACCAATTGCAAGAACAAGGAATTAAGCCAACATTAGCTGAGGTGCGTAAGGCTTTGGGCGGTGGTTCATTCACAACCATCAGTGAGGCGATGAAGTCTTGGCGTCAGGATAATCAAGAAGAAGAGCAGCTAAGACAGGTTGAGCTGCCAAGTGGCATTGCTGAGCGCTTACAGTCGCTTGGTGCGGATATGTGGCAAACGGCTATTGATATCGCCAATGATCGGTTGGTGAAAGAGCGTGAAGCCCTAGAGAGCATTAAGACCAAGGCACAAGCTGAGACAGACGAGGCGCATTAA
- a CDS encoding type II toxin-antitoxin system RelB/DinJ family antitoxin yields MTTTNYNIRLDQELKENAFSVFESYGLTPSQAIKLFLTQVAQTNKVPLSFEYQKVAAVSQDELSIYKEHTD; encoded by the coding sequence ATGACGACAACTAATTATAATATTAGGCTCGATCAAGAGCTAAAAGAAAATGCTTTTTCGGTATTTGAAAGCTATGGATTAACACCGTCTCAAGCGATCAAATTATTTTTGACCCAAGTGGCGCAAACCAATAAAGTGCCACTATCTTTTGAGTATCAGAAAGTAGCAGCTGTCAGTCAAGATGAATTGTCAATCTATAAAGAGCATACTGATTGA
- a CDS encoding replication initiation protein produces the protein MQNKITQAFREMSIDEKRIIILASPLVRVNNATEKTPIEVASSEFAKLSGIDRNSAYKQMKSASKKLMKRTFIYEDKDGDDTEVQWLIRSKYADGYISMHFTDEVIYLLQVFDKLNPYTKYLKEDILNLKLTYSLDLYHLAKKSEGKGGFSMTLDQYRQELGTPKSYERINNLKENAVDGPIKEINQKTDIKITYENIKRGRTVTGLTFTVKAKPTKKKGQEGLNQNNEDRDIPPLTVKQIDRFAPLLANYSPFGSYAPSGKSTQEVISWLHTQLRDEAFLKTHKKHLLAIGYTFPKQKS, from the coding sequence ATGCAGAATAAAATTACTCAAGCTTTTAGAGAGATGTCTATTGATGAGAAGCGCATCATTATTCTAGCGAGCCCATTGGTTAGGGTTAATAATGCTACTGAAAAAACACCGATAGAGGTTGCGTCTTCTGAATTTGCTAAGCTTAGCGGAATAGATAGAAACTCGGCTTATAAGCAAATGAAATCAGCTAGCAAAAAATTAATGAAGCGTACATTCATTTATGAGGATAAGGATGGTGATGATACAGAGGTTCAATGGCTAATCAGGTCGAAATATGCAGATGGCTATATATCGATGCATTTTACAGATGAGGTAATATACTTACTTCAGGTTTTTGATAAGCTCAACCCTTACACTAAATATTTAAAAGAAGATATCTTAAACCTCAAATTGACTTACTCGTTAGACCTTTACCATCTAGCAAAAAAGTCTGAGGGGAAGGGTGGTTTTTCTATGACTTTAGATCAATATAGGCAAGAACTTGGCACGCCTAAGTCGTATGAGCGCATCAACAATTTGAAAGAGAATGCAGTTGATGGGCCCATAAAAGAAATTAATCAGAAAACCGACATCAAAATCACCTATGAAAACATCAAACGTGGACGCACAGTTACAGGTTTGACATTCACCGTCAAGGCCAAGCCAACTAAGAAAAAAGGACAGGAGGGCTTAAATCAGAATAATGAGGATAGAGATATCCCACCTCTAACCGTTAAGCAAATTGATCGTTTTGCCCCTTTGTTGGCTAACTACTCACCGTTTGGTAGTTACGCACCATCAGGTAAAAGCACTCAAGAAGTTATTAGTTGGTTACACACTCAATTAAGAGATGAGGCTTTTTTAAAGACCCACAAAAAGCACTTACTGGCGATAGGCTATACGTTCCCTAAGCAGAAATCATAG
- a CDS encoding MobA/MobL family protein yields MNNKGFHLAVSAVSKAKNHSVVAKSAYNSGSKLVDEQSGVVHDYTSKAKDKILNLVDSDGTKYTQVVEKNVVHTALLTPTIAGDLAVTREGFWNDIERIETRKNAQLGTEIDVMFPDGITADQRIVLAERYAQTLSDRYNVLVDVAIHRPHSHEKHVGEVEVVELTSRNFHAHILLSSREIVADVEG; encoded by the coding sequence ATGAATAATAAAGGGTTTCATCTGGCGGTTAGCGCCGTTAGTAAGGCGAAAAATCATAGCGTGGTGGCAAAGTCGGCTTATAATTCTGGCTCAAAACTGGTTGATGAACAGTCAGGAGTCGTCCACGATTACACCAGTAAAGCTAAAGACAAAATCTTAAATTTAGTGGACAGTGATGGTACTAAATACACGCAAGTTGTTGAGAAAAATGTGGTGCATACGGCGTTGTTAACGCCAACTATTGCTGGGGATCTAGCAGTGACACGTGAGGGTTTCTGGAATGATATTGAACGCATTGAGACTCGTAAAAACGCGCAATTGGGTACTGAGATTGATGTGATGTTTCCTGATGGGATCACCGCGGATCAGCGTATAGTTCTGGCCGAGCGCTACGCTCAAACCTTATCTGATCGCTATAACGTGCTTGTCGATGTGGCCATTCATCGGCCCCACAGTCACGAGAAACATGTGGGGGAGGTTGAAGTGGTTGAGCTGACCAGTCGTAACTTTCATGCCCATATTTTACTCTCAAGCCGTGAGATAGTAGCGGATGTTGAGGGTTAA